In Cicer arietinum cultivar CDC Frontier isolate Library 1 chromosome 7, Cicar.CDCFrontier_v2.0, whole genome shotgun sequence, the genomic window tTTAGTTTGTTTGCTTCATTTTCCTTCTCTATCAACCAAATCTAGAGCAACCCATTTCGTTGTTTAATGTTTAGGGTTTCTTTCTTCTTCCATTTTGCTGAATGAGTTCACACCCTTTTCTACAGTGACACTGTTTGAGTCACTCTTTCAAACAAGGTATCTATTTGTAATAATGggtttcatttcatttttcaatcctccaaaatattattttttggtgtTGTCTTTTTTAAGATAGTTGCTTTTAACATTTGTTGGTTTCTCTGTGTTCATTGATCTGTGTGTGTTTTTGCAATTTGATTTCTGTAGGAGATTGTTTTGTCTGCTGATTTGTTATCTGAAGATTTAGGAGTTCTGATATTTGATTTGTGGGTATTTAATCATTTGATTTGATTCCTCTTACCCCTGCCCTCTCATGGatgattgttgttatttctCTAAATTTTGCTTGTCTATGTAAAAACACAATTTGTTGtggaaacatgtttttttttaactttaaaatgtgggatttttgataatattttcaatgtggttttttgttgttgcagtGTGCCACTGTTTGTGCTCTTTGTGAGACTTTTGTGTTCATTCTTAGATTAGACTAAAATCTGTTACTTTAGTTTGATAAAAATCTCTCCCCTTGGTTTATGTATTGATTTCATTCATGCCTTCTTTGTTGTTTTAATCTGACATTGAATTTCCAATCAAACCTCGTAGCTGTGTAGTTTATTAGCATTCTTGGGGTATTATTATTTGTGTGGTGAGATGAACATAATGTTGTAAATATGTGGATTTATGAAAATAACTTCTGTTTGCTAATTTCTTGTTCATATGATGAATGTgagatttgtgtttttttatgcTGTATATTGTTTTACCTGGCTATCTGCTAGTCCTACTAGTGTGTGGCaatgtttgttttgaacactCAAACATTACTATTACTAAGGATTTTTCTGACTGTGCGATTTGGTGTTGTTTGCTAATACCAAATCAGTTCATGATCTGACCTAGTAATCCAGGGACTAAACCAAATTTTCTAATGTAGTAAGAACTATAGATGTTTCCTTAACATTTGggttagtaaaatatttaaaggaaGATAGGTAATTGCTATAACTATAAGTTCCCTTTCTCCCTTTATATTGGTCCTATTTTCAGGTTCAGATTTtgtataattttcattttaagagGAGATTAAGATTTCTGTACGAATCTTCTTATATTTGTAGAATCCGATGAGTGTGACGTTGGcctttgcttttttttttctccaatttATCTGTCATATATTTACCATGTGAAGGAAAATTTTCTGTTGTGTGTGTGCACTTGATCTTGTTTATGTTCTTTCCATAGTATTATTTGTGGCACAGTTTAAATTGTCCTTTTCATTGTGTCTAGTGGTACTTCACTTTGTTTAGGTGAAATTCCATGTTCTAGTATATCTTGAGGTGATAAAATTTAGGTggttttctttattattttgtttaataattaataagtagctgattattgttaaatatattcattattAGGCCTTTTATTTCGACTCTATTATGGCTGGGGAAACAACATGGATCAGCCACTATGATGATGACATGAAAAAGGAGACCGGggattttgattttgaacttGATGAGGACATTGATAAAGAAGTGACTGCTGTTTCTGTGGATGTAATTTTGCCTGAAGATTTATTGGAGCGTATCCTAGCCTATCTTCCCATTGCAAGCATTTTTCGGGCAAGCTGTGTGTGCAAAAGATGGCATGCAATTGTTACTTCGGAAAGGTTTTTATGGAACCCTTCCCATTTGCTACCGCAGAAACCCTGGTATTTTATGTTCACCAGCTCTGATGTACCAATCGGTCATGCTTATGATCCGAATCTTCGAAAATGGTATTGCATTGAACTCCCCTTCATCGGAACTTCTAATTGGTTCATTTCTTCATCATATGGTTTAGTTTGTTTCATGGACAATGACAGCAGAAGTGAATTATGCATGTGTAACCCTATTACCAAAAGCTGTAGGAAGCTTCCAGAGCCTCCAGGGATGAGATTTTCTGATTACGGTGCATTAGCAATTTCGGTGAACAAGGAATCACATGGTTATACTGTGGCTATTGTGAAATCAAAGCAAGTTCCCGAAAACTTTTTTCGGTGGGATATCTCAATTCTTATATACAATTCAGAGGAGGAAGTGTGGACAACGCCATTAACGAAGGTTTTGACGGGGTGGAGAGGTGGTGACGAGAGTGTGATATGCAATGGCATGCTTTACTTTATAGTTTACTATACGGGGGGAATTCCACCGGAAAGCCGTCACTCTTTAGTCGCATATAATATTTCCAATCGATTTTCTCAAGCTAGCTTGAGCTTTATTCCTGTACCTTGTTCCCTAACATGTGGCCGTCTAATGAATATGAAGGAGAAGCTTGTAATGGTGGGAGGAATTGGCAAACATGATCGACCGGATATAATAAAAGGAATTGGTATTTGGGTTCTTCATGATAGTAAGTGGGAAGAGATTGTCCGAATGCCGCACAAATACTTCCAAGGCTTTGGAGAGCTTGATGATGTTTTCGCTAGCAGAGGCATCGATGAtgtaatatatattcaaagttATGGATCTCCGGCACTTCTCACATTTGACATGAACATTAAACAATGGAAATGGGCACAAAAATGCCCGGTAACAAAGAAGTTCCCTCTACAACTTTTCACTGGTTTTTGCTTTGAGCCGAGGTTTGAAATTGCTCCGTAGTTTGTTATTCTCTATAGAATCAAACAGCGGCTTTTGACAATTATGTCAAAGTTTGTGGAGATTTTCTCCATTGTTCTTAAGTTGAAATttctaaaatgatttatgtgtttcAACTTGATGATATACGATGGTGATTCATGAATACTGAATATTTATTATAACATTTGAAAATACAACAGAGCTATATTGTTTATGATGTATTAGCTAGTGTATGTCTCGCATTTGTTAATCAAAACAGAACATTTTACTGTTCACAGTTATATATTTCTCATTAATTTTCCTGAAAACTAGATGTCATTTTGCATTTAAATTTATCTGattgatttgaaaaaaaaaatagcctTTCTGTAGTTTAAAAAGGTTAATTtgagaattttatatatatgtaaaccATGTTAATTTTGATAAGTTGTAAGTGAACCAATTTTCTAATGATTTGCTTTGTATAGTGGCAGTGTCATTCAGAATGTACCACATCCATGCACTGTTTTTTAATAACATGTATTAGATTCAGACAGATTAAGGCATGTGTTCTTATCTAATTCACCGGTCTGCATTAGTGTCCACATATAAGCACATGTGAAACTCCTTGACAGTTGATAGAAACAACTTATGAAATATCCATGAGttgatagaaatatttatatgtaaataatttgatttgattttatcttttgttttaaaagtattttatacatATAAAGTATCTATATGATAAACGTACGTTTATATTATAAGTGATTAATCGAGTGGTTTATCCGTAATAGGGACATATTTGTTGTTAGCTGTAGGGCTCATTGATGATCTTGATATTAAATGGATATTTTTTTCTAGTTGTGTAACacatgaaatatttgatttattgatGAGTCAATTATCATATGTGAAGCGCTTAAAATGTGAAAATTGTTGTGATGGTATGGTTGGTGGAGAAGTGAGGTCCACACCTCCTTGGTGGAGATGTGACAAATAAAGGTTTAATAAACTTTGCTTTTTAAATGGCTATCACTTCTTCACAATTTTAGAATATTCAAATGGCTTCTCAAAGGGCCTAGGGAATGGAATGGAAGTGCATCGAAGTGGCAATTgagttttgaattttataatttttatattattgaacATATTTTACTCAATCAATAAAACTAAACCCTAATTAAAgcaattaataaaaaacaaaactctAATTCCTAACTAACAATTCGTGATCAAGGGAAGTATAGAAGCAATGAACCTTAGTGTTCAAGATCTTTCCTTTTGTTTCAATACTAATTGTGATGGTTTCTTTTTAATAGGGAACAAAAGGTGGATCATACGAGTACTCGCTGGGTGGAACATGAACTTTGATTTGGGAATTaggtttaattttaatttatttgattcatgtttaattttttaataattataaatttattaaattttttagttaggatttaagtttttaattaaatttttttgatatagatttaatttcaattaattttatatttaattaaattgatgtAATGACTATTTTACAAACTGCATATATTTGGAGGGCTAAAATTtctattaaatttcaaattttatatgaacCAAAAATGTAATACCATAAGTTAATTGTCTAGAATATAACTTTAGCATTAACATAATTCGACAAAAGAGATGATTAATACAATCCCGACACAAAGTCATGAAAATGTATTCATACACATACTAAACAttcaaagaaaaacatagaaATATGGAGTACATAACACATCCATGGTTCAAAATAATTCCCTATAAACTATAAGCAGACTATAGTGTAAACTGACACACGTCATTTCTTCAACATGTGGTCTGAGCATTTCTTACCTGTAACACATTTGAATAAAGTTGGATGAGATTACATCTCAGTGGGTcccaataaatgaaattaatcaATTAGCATTCTAACTCAGGACTACATTTATTTTCTGAGTTTCTCTTCAATGTTCAATTTTTACTAGTTCTAAATGTTCAAGTCATTAGACGTGAGTAATCTAACGACTTGAACTCTACCTAACAAGCATGTCGTAAAGACTACATTAGTTTTACTAATGCCCTCTTCTTGTTAGTAACTTTATTTTGGTAAGATTGGACATGATTACGTCCGTAAGTGGTGCCCCACTTACCCTCGCTTACCCCTCGCTTCCGTCGTATATAGACGGAGAATTCATCTAGCTAGGATGAATCCTATACTTCTcactttaatcaaatatataggaATTATATACAACAATCCACACACATGTGCACACAAATATAACATCATCtattaatacatatattaaagacTATCATACACTCATCCTAACAAAATTTGTGATAACCTAAATTATTAAGTCAATTATATCATACAAATCcaacaaagataaaaaaatttcagaGAAAATGTCTAAGGtagatttttcccaaaacagTCCCAAATTTACGTTATAGGAACTCAAAATTGAGTTTAACTTCAGAGTCAACTGACAGAGACTTATAAGTATCAGAATTGAGTGAATGAGTACTCTTTGGAAAGCTTATGGTGTCtactttatagataaaattttattttatttttatttaattccaATTCTTGCAGTTTACTAACATAAAACACAATGACANNNNNNNNNNNNNNNNNNNNNNNNNNNNNNNNNNNNNNNNNNNNNNNNNNNNNNNNNNNNNNNNNNNNNNNNNNNNNNNNNNNNNNNNNNNNNNNNNNNNNNNNNNNNNNNNNNNNNNNNNNNNNNNNNNNNNNNNNNNNNNNNNNNNNNNNNNNNNNNNNNNNNNNNNNNNNNNNNNNNNNNNNNNNNNNNNNNNNNNNNNNNNNNNNNNNNNNNNNNNNNNNNNNNNNNNNNNNNNNNNNNNNNNNNNNNNNNNNNNNNNNNNNNNNNNNNNNNNNNNNNNNNNNNNNNNNNNNNNNNNNNNNNNNNNNNNNNNNNNNNNNNNNNNNNNNNNNNNNNNNNNNNNNNNNNNNNNNNNNNNNNNNNNNNNNNNNNNNNNNNNNNNNNNNNNNNNNNNNNNNNNNNNNNNNNNNNNNNNNNNNNNNNNNNNNNNNNNNNNNNNNNNNNNNNNNNNNNNNNNNNNNNNNNNNNNNNNNNNNNNNNNNNNNNNNNNNNNNNNNNNNNNNNNNNNNNNNNNNNNNNNNNNNNNNNNNNNNNNNNNNNNNNNNNNNNNNNNNNNNNNNNNNNNNNNNNNNNNNNNNNNNNNNNNNNCTCTCTTCCCcttactcttttcttttcccttgttttaatttcttttacttATTCTACTTCACTACTTTCCCccccttttattattattattaatattattaatattattattattattattattattattattattatatactaacatgtaaaacataaaaattactaCAAATTATTAATGCTAAAGAGGGATGTTACATCATTCCCCCTCAAATAAATTTTGTCCTCAAAATTTAGTAACTTACCTAATAAAACAAGTGAGGATACTTCTCCAAGATTTCAAACTCAAGTTCCCAAGTGGCATCTTCGGACGACATACCTTCCCAAACAACCTTCACCAATGAAATTGCCTTTTTTCTTAATGTTTTCAAGCTGCGGTCCACAATTCGACTTGGTACCGGTTTAAAAGTAAGGTTTGGCTTCAATTGGATTGAATCATGGTGTAAAGTTTGTGACGGGTCATGAATGTACTTTTTGAGTTGAGACACATGGAAGATATCGTGTAATCCAGACAAGGAAGGAGGTAAAGCTAATTGGTATGCCACTAGACCTTCACGACGAAGGATTTGGTAAGGACCTATGAAACGAGGactcaatttttttactctTACAGATCTTCCAATACCTATAGTGGGAGTGACTTTAAGAAAAACGTGATCACCTTCTTCAAATTCTAGAGGCCTTCTTCTGTTGTCAGCATAACTCTTTTGTCGACTTTGGGCTATtctcattttatcttttatcaatCTAATCTTTTCTGTGGTTTCCCTGATGACATCTGGTCCTAAGATTCCTTTATCTCCAACCTCCGACCAACACAAAGGGGTCCTACACTTACGTCCATACAAGGCTTCATAAGGTGCCATACCTATACTTGAATGGTAACTGTTATTGTAGGAAAACTCCACTAAAGGTAAATGTGCATCCCAATTTCCCCCATCTTCTAAGATACAAGCTCTAAGCATATCTTCTAATGTTTGAATGGTCCTCTCAGTTTGACCATCGGTTTGAGGGTGGTAAGCGGTACTAAGATTCAAACAAGTTCCAAAAGCTCTATGGAATGCTTTCCAAAATTGTGATGTAAACTTAGGATCTCTGTCTGACACAATGCTGGTTGGCACTCCATGCAATCTTACTATCTCCTTAATGAATATCTTAGCCAACTTGAAGGTATTGAAGGTAGTTTTCACTGG contains:
- the LOC101509035 gene encoding F-box/kelch-repeat protein At3g61590-like, with translation MAGETTWISHYDDDMKKETGDFDFELDEDIDKEVTAVSVDVILPEDLLERILAYLPIASIFRASCVCKRWHAIVTSERFLWNPSHLLPQKPWYFMFTSSDVPIGHAYDPNLRKWYCIELPFIGTSNWFISSSYGLVCFMDNDSRSELCMCNPITKSCRKLPEPPGMRFSDYGALAISVNKESHGYTVAIVKSKQVPENFFRWDISILIYNSEEEVWTTPLTKVLTGWRGGDESVICNGMLYFIVYYTGGIPPESRHSLVAYNISNRFSQASLSFIPVPCSLTCGRLMNMKEKLVMVGGIGKHDRPDIIKGIGIWVLHDSKWEEIVRMPHKYFQGFGELDDVFASRGIDDVIYIQSYGSPALLTFDMNIKQWKWAQKCPVTKKFPLQLFTGFCFEPRFEIAP